The sequence TCCTTGGCCAGCTCGCCCTTGGTCGCGAAGGTACGTTCGTCGGGGATCTTCGCCTCCCGGCACCGCTCTCGATCCTTGGTCCAGCACTTGGGCAGGTAGAGTTCGCGGTCGACCAGGGCCCTTCCGCGGACGGTGGCGTAGGCCGCCAAGACACCGATCTGGCAGTTGTCGATCTTTCCGGAAGTGCCGGTGTACTGCTGGGATACCCCGGCCGACGTGGCGCCTTTCTTGATGAACCCGGTGTCATCGATGATGAGCACTCCACCCGGACCGAGTTGTTGGCCGACGTACTCATGTAGGTCGTCTCGAACGGCATCGGCGTCCCAGCGGGCGCCGTTCAGCAGATGCTGCAGTCCAGCTGGGTCACGATGCCCTGCGTACTCGGCCAGTTGGTGAGGTCGACTCGGGGCGCCCTGTTGGTGTTTCCACCAGTGGGTTTCCCCGAGCCGCCTCCCGAACCGGACGTGCCCGCTCTCCAGGCATCCGGCTCTCCACAAGCCCTCTCAGGCGGCCACGGCCACCCAACAGTGCAGTTTGGTCTGCATCTCCAGTACCCGGCGCTCGGCCTTGAGCAGCGCGAACTCCAGCGCGTCGGTATTCACCGGCGGCCTCCCGGCATTGCAGCATCCTCCCCGCCGACTTGCTGGCCCCCTTCGCCATGCACGGAGCTTTCCTCCGCTCGGACTACTACGGGGCCTCCGCCCCACCTGCGGCCCTCAGCCGGCAACGGGCCTGCCCTCCTCGCCGGACCGGCTGTCCGGACAAGAAGGGCGACCGCAGGCGGTTCCCACGTTCACCATGTGCCGATCGGCCAGGTCGGCGTCCCGCTACTACCCCGGCAGCATCACCACGCCTACGCCGCAGACCTTCAGCGTGGCCTCCCCACCGGCAGTTGGAGACCGGCTTCGGAGTTGACCGCCCCTGCAAAAACGAGCGGTCACGCACTGCACCCCGGGCCCATATCCGCCAGATTGGAGCCCGGTGACAAGACTTACGAGGCTTTACACGGATTCCTCTTCGTACGCCTTCTGGCCTTGCTTGCCGAACCCGACGCGTCTGGCAGTTCCGCGCCGTCCCGGCGTTGTCAGGGCTGCTTCCCGTCCTCGACCGGCGTTCCCCAGCCCGGACTGCCCTCAGCTTCTACCCGGCCGCTGCGACGGCCCGGCGGTAGAGGTCTCACACCTCCACTCGGTCACATGGCGCCTCGTGGCGCACCCAGCCGTTCTTGCGGCCCACCGGCGCCAGCAGGCCCCGGACGTAGTCCCGCATCCGCCATCGCAGGTCCGCCAGCCCGAACCGGCTCGCCACTCGCGCGAAGACGGCTGCCCCGCCACCCGTGCGGAGCGCCGAGCTTGCTGGGGCCGAAGAATCGGCCTTCTAGGTGCGTCAGTAGGGGAACAGCGGCGTGCGGGGTAACGACGTGTGTCCGGCGGGAAGATGAGAGGGAAGGGGTACGGGATGGGGCGTGACGACTGGCGGACGGCGGCGGGCTCGCGCGTGAGGATCGAGTCAGACCGGCGCGGCGAGTTCATCCGGCGCGACGGCTGCCGACGGTCGATCCTGATCACTGGTGCGGGGCCTGCCAGATTCGCTGCCGAGCAGCACGCGCGGACCTGCCGGAACTAGGGAGTCCGACAGGTCGGGGACTGATGTAGGCGCCGGAATTCCGGCTGGTGTCGAGATCTGTTGGTTGTTCAGAGCCGACGCTGACGCGGACGCGCGGATCGACTGGAGCGTTGTGATTTCCACGGTGTGCCGTGCTCGCCGGCACACCGTCGGGGCCCGTGACTGGCCGGCGTGAAGACCGTGATCCGCCGGTCAGTCCTTAGCTGAGCGAGGCTCGCGCAAGCGCCAGAACTGGTCGGACCAGGGGCCGAACTCCTCTACCTCCAGGGGGGTCTCCGGATCGTGGCTCCCCTCCTTCGGAGAAATAACCAGATTGGGATCGAGCGCGGAGGCGATAACGAAGTCGGCCTGCGCTGAGTCGGGAACGCGGATCTCCCACAACTGAGAGTCGTCGTTGCTGGTCTTGGCGTACACCAGCTCGGTGCCCGCCTTGGCTTGTGGCAGGGCCACGCATCGCTCATGATAGGCGTTCTTGATGCGCACCATGCCGCTGTTGCCGTTGACCGGAATGAGGCTCCACTGGCGGGTCGTGTCCGCAGCCGAAAGGTACCCGGAACGCCACAGCCGCACCTGTAGCTGCGCGTCTGTTCGTCCTTGCGGCGTCATGTGCTGACCGCTGGCGGAGTGGACGATCAACTGGAAGGTGCGGAAGGGAATGTGCTTGTTCACCATGCCGACTCCTTAGTAGCCGTGGGAAGGTCCATCGCGAGGCGGGTGCCTTCGGGTTCTCCGGCCTGAGGCTTCTTCTTGGCCATGAGTAGCTCCTGGTCGCTGCCCCGTCCTGATCGACTCTCCCATAACGCTAAGTAATCAATTGAGTACGGCGCGCAGAAATGTCAAACAGTCGATCCATTTGCGTACATCTGGGCGACACGATGCCTGATAGCACGGGCGGACTCGCCGGAGCTGATCCTGTCCGAGAGAGGTCGGTCGCCTACGTCACCGACACCCTGCGCTGTCCGGGCTGCGAGCTGATCGAGCAGGGACGCGACCACGTCCCCACCGAACGCTCCGGCTACGGCGTGAAGATCCAGACCGCCGCCCGCATCATCCTCGGCCTGCAAGGCCCGCACACAAGGGACGCCGCGCTGTCCACCGCGGAGGGGGGCGATCTGCCCTGCGAGCGGCAACTGTGGGGCCACCTCGCCCGGCGCTGCGTACCGCCCCACACCGGGAAAGCGCCGCCGCTCCTGACCCTCCTCGGCTGGGTCGCCTGGCGACAGGGCGACACCGCTACGGCCAGCCACGCCTTCGCTGAAGCCCTCGACATCTACCCCGGCTACACGTTGGCCAAGCTCATGCTCGACGGCATCCGCAACGGGTGCGACCTGGCCCAGCTCCTGGCGACGTTCCGGGAGACGGTATGAACGAGTCCAAGCCCCTCCAATGGCTCCAGCCCGAATACAAGAGCCGCGAAGACGAACTGGTCAACGTCGCAGCAGCAGCCCTCGTCGGCCTTTCACGCTCCGCCGTCACCAACTGGGCCATTCGCAACTGTGACCGAACAGTCCACGCCGTAATTCGTTTGGCATCATTTAGCCCTTTTATGCTGGCCGATTGTGCCGCGATCCTGGAGACCTGTACCAGTAGCACCCGGTTCATCCCCGACGCGCTCAGCGAGAGAGGGAATCCCGCCCATGGCTCCGGTCCCGATCAAGCCCGGCAAGTACAAGATCCACGCCCACATCATCGGCCCCACCAGCCTTCTGACGGCCACTGAATACGCCGTCAAGTACGGTGCCCCCGTCATCACCGACCGCTTCAACCCGCTCCCGATCGAGCAGGAGTGGGGCATCGACTATTCCGATCCCGAACAGGAGCCTGCGCCCGGGTCGCCGTACGTGATCTACCTCGCCTACCACCCCGCCGCGGGCCTCGTCGTCCCCGAGGACAAGCTCTTCGTCAACAGCGTGCCGCGCACCGAGTGGGCGAAGTTCACCTTCGAGCGGGTCATCGGCGGAGTCAAGATCCTCTCGGACAAGGGGCTCGCCCTGCGCGCCGGGCACCGCGGCGCTCAGATCGAACTCACCGAGCCCAAGCCCGAGTTCCAGGAGACTTGGACCCTGGAGTACCTGGGCCCGATCCCCACGGAGTAACACGGGACCATGGGGGGTGGCCGACGGCGCGACCGTCGACCACCCCCCATTCTGCGTTCCCTCACGAAACCGCTCCTGATCCGTCTCAAGAACAGCCGGGCTCAGGCGGCAGTGGTCTCCAGGTCAACGCAGCAGCACGTTGCAGGTGGACGCGAAGAACTCGCCCGTCACAGCCCCGAACTCTCTGCCCACCCACTCCTGCCCCTGCTCGATTCGAGGCAACGTCCCGAGGCGCCACAGGGAGTTCGGTCGTCACTCACAGTGCACGGATCACACAACCTGAGCCAGATCCCGAAAGCGGACAGCAGATGTTCACCACTTCGGGAGGCAGCAGAGGCACCATGGATTCGAACGGTCCGTGAGCTTCGACTCGGGAGCAGGAGCGTGCGCGCTAGTCAGACGCCGCTGTGGTCATGGGTCGGCCGACTCCGGGTCGTAGCGTGTGTCGATGACGTCCAGGTCCGCTATGTCCATCAGCCTTTGCATGAGCCGGCCAGAGAGGTCGGCTCTAGCCTGCCCCGCTTCGTCCAAGGCCTTCTGCGCCGACTCAAGTGCTTCTGAATAGCGAGAGTCATCCAGAGGCAGTCTGACCAGAGCACCCACGCGTGCGGTGGCGAGGTCGAGCGCATCCAAGATCAGCCTCTGCTCGGATTCGTTCAATCCAACGGCGCGATCGCTGACGCGGGCTCTCCTCGGCGGGCCCTCCGGGCGACGCACTGCGACGCGCAGCCTCCTCTGCTGGACATAGGACCCGTCGCTGCTCCGAGTAGCGACAATGACGACACCGTCACGAACGCCTTCGTAGACCGCCTCGGTTACGGCATCTCTGGCCTGACGAGCAGACTTCCGGAAGTCATGGTCGACGGCGTGGCCTTGTTGGACCTCATCCAACGTCACTTCCAACAGGTGGCACCAGTTGCCGACCACTCTGCGTATGAGGGCCACACGCGCTACCCGGGCGCTTTGACGCTCATGTGCCCTCGCCGCTGCGGCCTCCGCCTGTGCCTGCTCACGCTGCCGCTCAGCTTCTCGGCGCGCTGCCTTCTGCACCTGTAGAGGGCCCCAGTACGCCGCGGCTCCTGCGACCACAGCACCGCCCAACGCACCGAGCACACCGTAGACCGCCTCCTGCATGCCCCCGCCTCCGGTCGCGCCGCAGCTCGCGGCAGACGTTGTCCAGCCGCTCAGTCATACGCTCCATCGTCATGCCGCACAACGCCCCGTGCGGCAACCGATCTCGGCCCCACCCTGTGCCGCCCGAAATCTGGAACATCGAACAAGACCGGAAGGAAATGCCTCCCGAAGTGGCGAACATCTGCTGTCGTTTTCGTAAACAAAGCCACCACGGACAAGTGCGACGCCACCCCAGCAAGGCGCGCCGTCAGTCCTCCAGCCACAACGGCAGCGGCGGCGCCAGCACCTTCGGTGACTGACGCGGAGCATCGTCCCTCGTGAGCTGGAGCATGGATACGCGCGGCCCGGGTGATCAGCACGACGCGGCACGACAGGGAGCAGCGGCTCGATCCGTGCCCAGCAACGACCACCAGCCCCGACAGTCACAAAAGCATCCCAAAGCGCTGACTCTCTAGATCAGATGCCCTCTTAGAGGTCCTAACAGAAGCCGTTGATCATGTGACTTTCGGCTTGAGCGGTCGTTGGTCTACTCGTGGGGAAACGTCAGTCGCGACCTTGGATCGTGTCGGATGAACTGTGGTCGCTGATCGAGCCATTGCTGCCTGAACCGGGTCCGAAGCTGGTGGAGGGGCGGCCCCGGATCCCGGACCGGCAGGCGTTGTGCGGGATCCTGTTCGTGCTGCATACCGGCATTCAGTGGGAGTACCTGCCCCAGGAACTGGGCTTCGGCTCGGGGATGACGTGCTGGCGGCGCCTGGCCGCGTGGAACGAAGCCGGTGTCTGGGACGCGCTCCACTTGGTGCTGCTGAAGAAGCTGCGGGCCGCGAAGAAGCTGGACTGGTCGCGGGCGGTGATCGACTCCTCCCACGTGCGGGCCGCTCGGCGGGGCCCAAAAGCGGCCCCAGCCCGGTCGATCGCGCACGGCCAGGCAGCAAACACCACGTCCTCACCGACGCCCAGGGCATCCCGCTCGCGGTGTCGCTGACCGGCGGAAACCGCAACGACGTCACCCAGCTCCTGCCCCTGCTCGACAAGGTCCCCGCCGTTGTCGGCGCCGTCGGCCGGCCCAGACGCCGACCGGATGCGCTCCTCGCGGACCGCGGCTACGACCACGACAAGTACCGCCGACTGGTGTGGCGGCGCGGTATCCGCCCGGTCATTGCCGAACGAGGCGAGCCCCACGGCTCTGGCCTCGGCGTCTTCCGCTGGGTGGTCGAGCGCACGATTGCCTGGCTGCACGGATTCCGCCGCCTGCGGATCCGCTGGGAACGACGCGACGACATCCACGAAGCCTTCCTCGGCCTCGCCACCTGCCTCATCACCCACCGACACGTCCGACGCCTTTGTTAGGACCTCTTAGAGGGCGTTCTGCGAGTCTTGGGTCGGTTCTCGTAGTGCTAGAAGGCAGGTT is a genomic window of Streptomyces griseochromogenes containing:
- a CDS encoding IS5 family transposase (programmed frameshift) gives rise to the protein MGKRQSRPWIVSDELWSLIEPLLPEPGPKLVEGRPRIPDRQALCGILFVLHTGIQWEYLPQELGFGSGMTCWRRLAAWNEAGVWDALHLVLLKKLRAAKKLDWSRAVIDSPRAGRSAGPKSGPSPVDRARPGSKHHVLTDAQGIPLAVSLTGGNRNDVTQLLPLLDKVPAVVGAVGRPRRRPDALLADRGYDHDKYRRLVWRRGIRPVIAERGEPHGSGLGVFRWVVERTIAWLHGFRRLRIRWERRDDIHEAFLGLATCLITHRHVRRLC
- a CDS encoding DUF4192 family protein: MPDSTGGLAGADPVRERSVAYVTDTLRCPGCELIEQGRDHVPTERSGYGVKIQTAARIILGLQGPHTRDAALSTAEGGDLPCERQLWGHLARRCVPPHTGKAPPLLTLLGWVAWRQGDTATASHAFAEALDIYPGYTLAKLMLDGIRNGCDLAQLLATFRETV
- a CDS encoding RICIN domain-containing protein, which gives rise to MVNKHIPFRTFQLIVHSASGQHMTPQGRTDAQLQVRLWRSGYLSAADTTRQWSLIPVNGNSGMVRIKNAYHERCVALPQAKAGTELVYAKTSNDDSQLWEIRVPDSAQADFVIASALDPNLVISPKEGSHDPETPLEVEEFGPWSDQFWRLREPRSAKD